The genomic stretch CGCCAAGATGTCCAAGAGCCTGGGGAACGTCGTGCGCCCAGAAGGTCTTATCAGACGTTTTGGAGCCGATGCCTTAAGATACTTCCTCCTCCGGGAGATGGCCTTTGGTCTGGACGCCAACTTCTCCGAGGAGGCCCTGGTGAGGCGCTTTAACTCCGATCTGGCCAATGACTTTGGCAACCTTGTCCAGCGAAGCCTGACTATGGTCAACAAATACAACCAGGGGCTCATACCGGAGCCGGCCGTGGCCGAGGCCCCTGACCTTGCCCTCCGGGAGGCGGCCTTAAGCACCGTATCCCGATATGAAGAGGAAATGGTCGCCTATCGCTTTCACCGGGCCCTGACCGCGGTCTTTGAGCTCATTGGCCAGGCCAATAAATACATTGACCAGCAGGCCCCTTGGGTCCTGGCTAAGGATGCCAAACAGCGAGAACGCCTCCAGACGGTGCTCTACCACCTCCTGGAGACCTTAAGAATCGTGGCGATACTTCTCTCTCCGGTAATGCCTGTGGCCGCCGGCAGGCTTCTTTCCTATCTGGGGTTGACCACCGAAGAGGCCCTGAGTTTGGATAAGGCCCGGGTCTTCGGTCTTCTTAAACCCCAGAGGAAAACGTCCTGTGGCCCTCCCCTCTTTCCTCGCCGGGAGGATAAAAGCGCTGCCGAGGTTTCTACGACCGAAGAGGTGAAAAAAACAGAAAAGAAGACAGAGACGATCAAGATCGAAGACCTGGCCCGGATAGATCTCCGGGTAGCCGAAATCGTCGCTGCCGAACCAATCCCCGGGGCCGATAGACTCTTAAAGCTCACCGTTAAGGCCCCGGAGGAGAGAACCATTGTGGCCGGGGTGGCTAAGGTCTTTCGACCTGAGGAGCTAGTGGGGAAGAGGGTGGTCATCGTCGCCAACCTTAAACCAGTAAAGCTCAGGGGCGTCCTTTCCCAGGGGATGATGCTAATGGCCGAAGATGAAGACGGCCTCCACCTCGTAGAGGCCCCCCAGGCCCGTCCGGGAGCTCGTTTAAAGTGATTGCCCATCTCATTCAAAAAATAGCCCTTCTGACCATCCCCATTCTGGCCGCGGTGACTGTCCACGAGCTGGCCCATGGCTATGTGGCCTACCGCCTGGGGGATCCAACAGCCAAGGAGTCTGGGCGTCTGACCCTCAACCCCTTTAAGCACATCGATCCCTTAGGGGCCTTGGTCTTCTTCCTCACCCAGGCCATCGGCTGGGCCAGACCAGTGCCCGTTGATCCCCGCTACTTTCGCCACCCCCGTCAGGACATGGTCTGGGTTTCCCTGGCCGGCCCTATGGCCAATCTTCTTTTGGCCGCCACTTTGGCCCTGGCCCTCCGGGCCTGGCCTTTTATCTACCAGCCCCTTTCCTGGCTCTCCCCAGCCCTGGCTAGTGCGGTCTTAAAACCCCTACTCCTAATGGCCTATCTGGCTGTCCAGATAAATATCGGGCTGGCCATCTTCAATCTCCTTCCCGTGCCTCCTCTCGATGGCAGTAAGATCCTCTACGGACTTCTGCCTCCCGAACTGGCCCGCCGATATGCCTATCTGGAGCCGGTAGGGTTCGTTATCATTCTGGCCTTAGTCTTTACAGGAGTTATCGACAAAATTATATTGCCGCCAATTATTTGGCTAAGTGGCCTCTTTCTGGGAAACCTAGTCCAGATCTAACACAAGAGGAGCTCACTCATGGCCCGAAAAAAACGAGTTCTCTCCGGAATGAGACCCACCGGTCCCCTTCATCTGGGGCATCTTCATGGAGTCCTGGAGAACTGGAAAAGGCTCCAGGAAGAGTACGACTGCTTTTTCTTTGTGGCCGACTGGCACGCCCTGACCACAGACTACGCCCGCTCTCGCAGCATTTCGAGCAACACCCGACGTCTCCTTATAGACTGGCTTTCGGTGGGGATAGATCCCCAAAAGGCCACTATTTTTATCCAATCAGAGATAAAAGAGCACGCCGAGCTCTATCTCCTTTTTTCTATGATCACGCCGGTAGCCTGGCTGGAGAGAAACCCCACCTACAAAGACATGCTCCAGCAGTTAAGCGACCGGGAGCTTTCCACCTACGGTTTCCTGGGCTATCCGGTTCTCCAGGCCGCCGATATCCTCATGTACAAGGCCGATAAGGTCCCGGTAGGGATAGACCAGCTCCCCCACATTGAGCTTACCCGGGAGATTGCCCGACGCTTTAATTATCTTTACGAGAGCCAGGTTTTTCCCTTGCCTGAGGCCCTGCTCTCTGAGGCCCCCAAAGTCCCGGGAATCGACGGCCGGAAGATGAGCAAGTCCTTTGGAAATGCCATCTTTCTCAATGACTCCGCCGAGGAAGTCCGGAAAAAGATCTCCCAGATGGTCACCGATGTGGACCGCCCTCGCAAATCTGACCCTGGAGATCCCGAAAGGCGCTGTGTGGCCTTTAACCTCCACCGTCTTTATTTTTCTGCTGAGGAGCTGGCGGAAATCATCGCCGCCTGCAAGGAGGCCCGTTTGGGCTGTGTTCAGTGCAAAAGAGAGCTGGCCGAGCGGGTGATTAAGGCCCTTGAGCCCATCTGGGAACGAGCCCGCGAGCTGGAAAGCAAGCCCGGACTTCTGGAAGAAATCCTCAACGAGGGCCAAAGACGGGCCCGTGACTTTGCCATTCAGACCATGGTTGAGGTCCGGCAAACCATTTTCGGTAGCTGAAAGGGAGGGGGCCATGGGTGAACAGCTGGCCCTCTATCCGGTGAGGTTGCCAGAGTTTGAAGGCCCCCTGGACCTCTTGCTCCATCTTATCCGGGAGAATCGTCTAAATATTTATGACATTCCGATAGCAGAAATCACCCGCCAGTATCTGGAATATTTGGAATTGATGAAGACCTTAGACATAAAATTGGCTGGAGAGTTTTTGGTCATGGCCGCCACCCTCCTCCACATAAAGAGCCGGATGCTCCTTCCCCGACCGGCACCGGAAGAAGACGAGGAGGATCCACGGATGGAGATCGTCCGTCCCCTGCTGGAACTCATCCGTTTTCAAGAGGCGGCCCAGAGGCTCTACAGCCGTCCCCAGTGGCTAAGAGATGTCTTTCCCCGGGGAATGAGCTTTGAAGACGACAACTCAAAACCCCCCCCTGTTAAGGCCAGTCTCTTTGATCTTCTGGCTGCCTTAAGGGATCTGCTTAAGCGAAATGCCCCTCCGGAGGTTATGGAAGTCCGTCTGGCCAGGGTCTCTGTGCGGGACAAACTTGACCAGATCTGGAAAGAACTCATTTTAAAAGGGCGGCTGTTTTTTAAGGCCTTTGTCCAGGGAGCAGATAGGGTGGAGATCATAGCCACCTTTTTGGCCCTTTTGGAATTGGCCCGGCAGGGCCGGGTCTTTCTGGTTCAGAATAGGCCCCTGGGTGAGATAGAGGTGCTCAAAAGATGAAGATTCTTTGGTTTTTAGCCCCTCTGCTCACTATCTCGGCGGCCAAAATAGCCTACGCTGTCTCCACGGCCGCGGTGGCCGCAAAGACAGGAGGGGCCCTTTTCACTCGAACATCTGCCGCCAAGATACGGGCCATCCTGGAGGAGGTTCCCATGGCCCCGGAGACCAGGCTTTATGACCTTGGCTGCGGTGACGGACGCTTCCTGCTGGCGGCCTGGCGTCGCTATGGTGTTCGAGGAGTAGGTTATGAGATAAATCCTTATGCCTATCTTCTCTTCCAGATCAGGAAAATCATCTCCAGGGCCCCTGTTACCTGTCACCGTCAGGATTTCTGGAAGGCTCATCTTGGCCAAGCCGAGGTGATTTTTTGCTATCTGTTTCCGGACATTATGCCCAGGCTGGCTACCAAACTGGCCCGGGAGCTTCCCGAGGGAGCCAGGATCATCAGCTGTAACTTTCCTCTCCCCGGCTGGCCCCCCGAGAAGGTAATTCGGATCGAAGATCCTATATTTTTCTACCAAAAGAGGAGGTTTTTATGCGAACAGACCGGGTAAGTGCCACCGAGCTGCTGGAGGTCTGTGATGAGGAAGACAGGGTCATGGCCCTTCTGTCTCGAGACGAAATCCACCGTCAGAGGCTGATGCATCGGGCCGTACACATCTTCCTCTTCGATCCCAAAGGGCGGATATATCTCCAGAAGCGGGCCCAGGACAAAGACGAACATCCCGGTCTCTGGGATTCCTCGGCTGCCGGTCATGTAGAACCCGGCGAACCCTACATGGTGGCCGCCAAAAGAGAGCTCCTGGAGGAGCTTGGTCTTAACTGTAGCCTGGATCTGGTCTTGAAACTGCCAGCTTGTGAGGAGACGGGCTGGGAACATGTCTGCCTTTATCGCGGGGAGACCAGGAAACCCCCTCGACCTAATCCTCGGGAGTTAGAAGACGGTCGTTTCTTCACTGTAGAAGAGGTGCGAACCCTTTTGGAAAAAGAACCGGAGAACTTTACCCCCTGCTTTCGCCTTCTCTGGTCACTTTATGAGGAGAATACCAAATAGATGGAACCTCGCCCCTGGCACAGTCTGACCCCAGAGGAGGTAGCCCTCTATCTCGAGACGGATTTAAGCCGGGGCCTTGAGGCCAGGGCAGCTCAAGAGAGATTGACTCGCTTTGGCCCCAACCGCCTCCCTACCGGCCCCCGACGGGGAATTCTGGCCAGAATTCTTGACCAGTTTCGAGACCTTCTTATCTATGTTCTCCTAGCCACGGCGGGGGTCAGCCTGGCCCTAGGAGAGTTTGTTGATGCCGCTGTTATCTTGGCCGTGGTGGTCATTAATGCCATCATCGGCTTTGTTCAAGAAAGTCAGGCTGAAGCCGCCCTTGAGGCCTTAAAGGAGATGCTCTCTCCCAAGGCCACCGTCTTGCGAGGTGGAGAAACAGAAATCATCCCTGCCGAGGAGCTTGTCCCTGGGGATCTAATTGTTCTTACTGCCGGGGCCAAGGTTCCAGCCGATGCCAGGGTTATCTGGAGCAAGGGGCTCCTGACCAACGAGGCCGCCCTCACCGGGGAGTCTCTGCCGGTGGAAAAGATATCTGACCCTCTGCCGGAGGATACCCCCTTGGCTGACAGACGAAATATGATCTACTCCGGCACCCTGGCCCTCTCTGGAGAGGGCCGGGCCATTGTCGTGGCCACCGGAGCGGCTACAGAGTTCGGCAAGATTGCCCAAATGATGGCCGGGGTGGAACCGCCCAAGACCCCTCTTACCCGAAAGCTGGAAATATTCAGCCGCAAGGTAACCTTTGTTATTCTCGTCTTTGCCGTCTTCACCTTCCTTCTGGGTTACTTGCGACGTCTCCCGTTTGAGGAGTCATTTATGGCGGCGGTGGCCCTGGCCGTTTCGGCCATTCCCGAAGGGCTTCCGGTGATTATGACCGTGGCCTTGGCCATCGGTGTAAAGAGGATGGCCCGTCGGGGGGCCATCATTCGGTATCTGCCCTCGGTGGAGACCTTGGGGAGCACCACGGTCATCTGCACTGACAAAACGGGCACCCTCACCCGCAACGAAATGACCGTAACCAGAATAATTCTGGCTGACGGCCGAAAGCTGGAGGTTGAGGGGGTAGGTTATGCTCCCCAGGGACGAAT from Thermosulfuriphilus ammonigenes encodes the following:
- the metG gene encoding methionine--tRNA ligase, which codes for MSYYVTTPIYYVNAEPHLGHAYTTVVADVVARFFRLAGEEVFFQTGTDEHGDKIVQAAKEAGVSPQEYVDRMSQAFRDLWPKLFIEYDNFIRTTEERHKVAVKRFLEKVYEAGDIYFGEYAGLYCFGCERFLTEKELVDGRCPDHKVEPVHLKEANYFFRMGRYQEWLIDHIKNNPEFITPERYRNEVLAFLKDPLEDLCISRPKSRLTWGIELPFDDGFVTYVWFDALINYISGLGWPEDQDRFERFWPQAHHLIAKDILKPHGIYWPTMLRAAGLPPYKGLHVHGYWNVQDAKMSKSLGNVVRPEGLIRRFGADALRYFLLREMAFGLDANFSEEALVRRFNSDLANDFGNLVQRSLTMVNKYNQGLIPEPAVAEAPDLALREAALSTVSRYEEEMVAYRFHRALTAVFELIGQANKYIDQQAPWVLAKDAKQRERLQTVLYHLLETLRIVAILLSPVMPVAAGRLLSYLGLTTEEALSLDKARVFGLLKPQRKTSCGPPLFPRREDKSAAEVSTTEEVKKTEKKTETIKIEDLARIDLRVAEIVAAEPIPGADRLLKLTVKAPEERTIVAGVAKVFRPEELVGKRVVIVANLKPVKLRGVLSQGMMLMAEDEDGLHLVEAPQARPGARLK
- a CDS encoding site-2 protease family protein, coding for MIAHLIQKIALLTIPILAAVTVHELAHGYVAYRLGDPTAKESGRLTLNPFKHIDPLGALVFFLTQAIGWARPVPVDPRYFRHPRQDMVWVSLAGPMANLLLAATLALALRAWPFIYQPLSWLSPALASAVLKPLLLMAYLAVQINIGLAIFNLLPVPPLDGSKILYGLLPPELARRYAYLEPVGFVIILALVFTGVIDKIILPPIIWLSGLFLGNLVQI
- the trpS gene encoding tryptophan--tRNA ligase encodes the protein MARKKRVLSGMRPTGPLHLGHLHGVLENWKRLQEEYDCFFFVADWHALTTDYARSRSISSNTRRLLIDWLSVGIDPQKATIFIQSEIKEHAELYLLFSMITPVAWLERNPTYKDMLQQLSDRELSTYGFLGYPVLQAADILMYKADKVPVGIDQLPHIELTREIARRFNYLYESQVFPLPEALLSEAPKVPGIDGRKMSKSFGNAIFLNDSAEEVRKKISQMVTDVDRPRKSDPGDPERRCVAFNLHRLYFSAEELAEIIAACKEARLGCVQCKRELAERVIKALEPIWERARELESKPGLLEEILNEGQRRARDFAIQTMVEVRQTIFGS
- a CDS encoding segregation and condensation protein A encodes the protein MGEQLALYPVRLPEFEGPLDLLLHLIRENRLNIYDIPIAEITRQYLEYLELMKTLDIKLAGEFLVMAATLLHIKSRMLLPRPAPEEDEEDPRMEIVRPLLELIRFQEAAQRLYSRPQWLRDVFPRGMSFEDDNSKPPPVKASLFDLLAALRDLLKRNAPPEVMEVRLARVSVRDKLDQIWKELILKGRLFFKAFVQGADRVEIIATFLALLELARQGRVFLVQNRPLGEIEVLKR
- a CDS encoding SAM-dependent methyltransferase, which produces MKILWFLAPLLTISAAKIAYAVSTAAVAAKTGGALFTRTSAAKIRAILEEVPMAPETRLYDLGCGDGRFLLAAWRRYGVRGVGYEINPYAYLLFQIRKIISRAPVTCHRQDFWKAHLGQAEVIFCYLFPDIMPRLATKLARELPEGARIISCNFPLPGWPPEKVIRIEDPIFFYQKRRFLCEQTG
- a CDS encoding NUDIX hydrolase — protein: MRTDRVSATELLEVCDEEDRVMALLSRDEIHRQRLMHRAVHIFLFDPKGRIYLQKRAQDKDEHPGLWDSSAAGHVEPGEPYMVAAKRELLEELGLNCSLDLVLKLPACEETGWEHVCLYRGETRKPPRPNPRELEDGRFFTVEEVRTLLEKEPENFTPCFRLLWSLYEENTK